One Nicotiana tomentosiformis chromosome 4, ASM39032v3, whole genome shotgun sequence genomic window carries:
- the LOC138909527 gene encoding nuclear localization sequence-binding protein-like: MANISENPSSPPKESTPTPSIRPSTTPIFKKRRFKMLARKVVAGGEHIKKINEQLKASQAEEPQKSRDSFKSATDGEESISSETEQETSGPKITSETISEVTKNQENRDSTHKRKSYKELEPSTLAKRTRSAMKSRKVKVVEEEESEEKEESDEEKDKMVKFGKKNILKGRLLRDLEEEGMMMLLEKTTTAGLEGHGPLDG; the protein is encoded by the exons ATGGCTaacatctctgaaaatccctcatcaCCACCCAAAGAATCCACACCCACACCTTCAATCAGACCCTCAACCACACCTATCTTTAAGAAAAGAAGATTCAAGATGCTTGCTCGCAAAGTAGTCGCTGGAGGAGAACACATCAAGAAAATTAATGAGCAGTTGAAGGCAAGTCAGGCAGAAGAACCCCAAAAATCTAGAGATTCCTTCAAGTCTGCAACTGATGGGGAAGAATCTATTTCATCTGAAACAGAGCAGGAAACATCTGGTCCAAAAATTACATCTGAGACAATCTCTGAGGTTactaaaaatcaagaaaatag AGACTCCACCCacaagaggaagagctacaaggagtTAGAGCCTTCTACCTTGGCAAAAAGAACCAGGTCTGCCATGAAGTCTAGAAAAGTGAAAGTAGTGGAGGAAGAAGAGAGTGAAGAAAAAGAGGAATCTGATGAAGAGAAGGACAAGATGGTTAAGTTTGGGAAAAAAAACATCTTGAAGGGTAGACTCCTCagggacttggaggaggaaggcaTGATGATGCTGCTGGAAAAAACTACAACTGCAgggttggaaggacatggtcctttaGATGGATAG